A DNA window from Rossellomorea marisflavi contains the following coding sequences:
- the addA gene encoding helicase-exonuclease AddAB subunit AddA has translation MSSHHIPVKPDEATWTDDQWKAIWAKGQDVLVAAAAGSGKTAVLVERIIQRILSAQDGLDVDELLVVTFTNASAAEMRHRIGQALEKAIDSDPHSTHLRKQLSLLNKASISTLHSFCLEVIRKYYYLIDIDPGFRIADATEGDLMRDEVVEELFEEEYGKEGNTPFYTLVDTFTSDRSDKALQDMILKLYDFSRSHPAPSLWLNGLGEMYGVEGVGSIDELPIADHLHRDISLQLEGAKDLFLQALNMSRMPGGPAPRAENFLDDLGVVEMLQLKQKESWEALYDGIQSLHFTKLKPCRGDDFNKDLVEQAKALRDQGKKMVEKIQEDFFSRRPDSFLRDMGEMQAVIVTLAELVSQFAVRFKAAKEEKGLVDFADLEHFCLDILREPGSTELIPSAAAMEYKEKFKEVLIDEYQDTNMVQESILRLITEEDEGKGNRFMVGDVKQSIYRFRLAEPNLFLDKYNRFGSGGTGMKIDLSKNFRSRKEVLDGTNFLFKQIMGMNIGEMEYNREAELVPGAPYPADRPYPVELALIQQEAGGGDDPLDGEDIEKSVLEARFMAKKVKELIEGRALIHDAKSGTDRPIEYRDIVILLRSMPWAPEIMEEFKRHGIPIYANLSTGYFDAVEVAIMLSLLKVIDNPYQDIPLASVLRSPVVGLDEEGLARIRIHSKAGTYYEALKSFAKKRPQGERDEQVYEKVRVFLYHLELWRTKARQGSVTELIWQLYRDTRFYDYVGGMAGGKQRQANLRALYDRARQYEETSFRGLFRFLRFIDRMRERGDDLGVARALSEQEDVVRLMTIHSSKGLEFPVVFVAGTTRQFNLMDLNASYLLDKDLGLAVKYTDPVKRISYPSLPQLAFKRKKKLEAISEEMRVLYVALTRAKEKLYLVGTVKNIDKTLDNWKRGGTTEGWLLSDHERSKALSYLDWIGPAVLRHRDGDPLREEVLAGTNEIADHPSSWKISTFQAAELMEESSDDQGESQDWMDTVKASEEMGMDSPFKEEVLHRLSWAYPHERATSLRSKQSVSELKRMVEIKDEAASNDILRRHQKPVYERPKFMQSKDLSPAEKGTAMHAVMQHLPLGGAAPGEAEIRSLLGDLLKREIMTEEQIASIDTSRIEQFFHTPVGSRLLKANEIQREIPFSMSVPLRDIALDGEGAPEETVLVQGVIDCVFRDEAGLILLDYKTDGIHDRYENGFEEARPVLEERYRVQIELYTRALESIWREPVKQKFLYFFDGGHVLEI, from the coding sequence ATGAGCAGTCATCATATACCTGTAAAACCAGACGAAGCAACGTGGACAGATGATCAGTGGAAGGCCATCTGGGCAAAAGGACAGGATGTCCTTGTGGCGGCCGCGGCCGGATCGGGAAAAACGGCGGTACTCGTGGAGCGTATCATTCAGCGTATCCTATCCGCACAAGACGGATTGGATGTGGATGAACTGCTGGTCGTCACCTTCACGAATGCTTCCGCGGCCGAGATGAGGCACAGGATCGGTCAGGCCCTTGAAAAAGCCATTGACTCTGATCCCCATTCCACCCATTTGAGGAAGCAACTGAGCTTATTGAACAAAGCATCGATTTCCACCCTCCACTCATTCTGCCTCGAAGTGATCCGCAAATATTATTATTTGATCGATATCGATCCCGGCTTCAGGATTGCCGATGCGACCGAGGGAGATCTTATGAGGGATGAAGTGGTGGAAGAGCTATTTGAAGAAGAGTACGGGAAGGAAGGGAATACCCCGTTCTATACACTGGTCGATACGTTTACGAGTGACCGGAGCGATAAAGCCCTGCAGGATATGATCCTCAAGCTTTATGATTTTTCACGTTCCCATCCCGCCCCGTCCCTGTGGCTGAACGGACTTGGTGAAATGTATGGCGTAGAAGGGGTCGGGAGTATCGATGAACTCCCGATTGCCGACCATCTCCACAGGGATATTTCCCTCCAGCTTGAAGGAGCAAAAGATTTATTTCTGCAGGCATTGAACATGAGCCGAATGCCTGGAGGTCCCGCCCCCCGGGCGGAAAATTTCCTCGACGACCTGGGTGTCGTCGAGATGCTTCAGCTCAAGCAGAAGGAGTCATGGGAGGCCCTTTACGACGGGATTCAATCCCTCCATTTCACAAAGCTGAAACCATGCCGGGGAGATGACTTCAATAAAGATCTCGTCGAGCAGGCAAAGGCCCTTCGCGATCAAGGAAAGAAAATGGTGGAAAAGATCCAGGAAGATTTCTTCTCCCGCCGGCCGGATTCGTTTTTGAGAGACATGGGCGAAATGCAGGCCGTCATCGTCACGTTGGCGGAACTCGTCTCTCAATTCGCAGTACGCTTCAAAGCGGCTAAAGAAGAAAAAGGCCTCGTTGATTTTGCCGATCTCGAACATTTCTGCCTTGATATCCTCAGGGAGCCCGGAAGTACGGAATTGATTCCTTCTGCGGCAGCGATGGAGTATAAGGAGAAGTTCAAAGAGGTGCTCATCGATGAGTATCAGGATACCAATATGGTACAGGAGTCCATTTTGAGGCTCATCACCGAAGAGGATGAAGGGAAGGGCAACCGGTTCATGGTAGGGGATGTGAAGCAGTCGATCTACCGTTTCCGTCTGGCTGAGCCGAACCTTTTCCTGGATAAATACAACCGGTTCGGCAGTGGCGGAACAGGCATGAAAATCGACCTTTCCAAAAACTTCAGGAGCCGAAAGGAAGTCCTGGACGGCACCAATTTCCTGTTCAAGCAGATCATGGGCATGAATATCGGGGAAATGGAGTATAACCGCGAAGCAGAACTGGTTCCGGGTGCACCTTATCCGGCGGATCGACCGTATCCCGTGGAGCTTGCACTCATACAACAGGAGGCGGGCGGCGGTGATGATCCCCTTGACGGGGAGGATATCGAAAAGTCCGTGCTGGAAGCGAGATTCATGGCGAAGAAAGTCAAAGAGCTCATCGAAGGCCGGGCGCTCATACATGATGCCAAGAGCGGTACGGATCGTCCGATTGAATACCGGGATATCGTCATTCTTCTCCGTTCGATGCCCTGGGCGCCGGAAATCATGGAAGAATTCAAGCGACACGGGATTCCAATTTACGCCAATCTGTCCACCGGGTATTTCGATGCCGTCGAAGTGGCCATCATGCTATCGCTTCTAAAAGTGATCGATAACCCATATCAGGACATCCCCCTGGCTTCCGTCCTCCGATCACCGGTGGTCGGTCTCGATGAAGAGGGCCTTGCGAGGATCCGGATCCATTCTAAAGCCGGTACGTACTATGAAGCATTGAAATCCTTTGCGAAAAAGAGGCCTCAGGGAGAACGGGATGAACAGGTGTATGAAAAAGTCCGCGTATTCTTGTATCATTTGGAACTATGGCGTACAAAAGCGAGACAGGGGTCAGTAACGGAACTGATCTGGCAGCTCTACAGGGATACGCGATTCTATGATTATGTAGGCGGGATGGCTGGCGGCAAACAGCGCCAGGCGAATCTGCGCGCTTTATATGACCGTGCAAGGCAGTACGAAGAAACATCGTTCCGGGGACTGTTCCGATTCCTTCGATTCATCGATCGCATGAGGGAGAGAGGGGATGATCTCGGGGTCGCCCGGGCATTGAGCGAGCAGGAAGACGTCGTCAGGTTGATGACGATCCATTCCAGTAAAGGCCTTGAATTCCCGGTTGTTTTCGTTGCAGGGACCACGAGGCAATTCAACCTTATGGACCTGAACGCTTCCTACCTCCTTGATAAGGATCTCGGGCTGGCGGTGAAATACACCGATCCGGTAAAGCGGATCAGCTACCCGTCCCTTCCACAGCTTGCCTTTAAACGAAAGAAGAAGCTCGAGGCGATTTCTGAAGAAATGAGGGTCCTGTATGTGGCCCTCACACGGGCAAAGGAGAAGCTGTATCTCGTCGGGACTGTCAAGAACATTGATAAAACCCTGGATAACTGGAAGCGCGGGGGCACGACGGAAGGGTGGCTGCTTTCCGACCATGAACGTTCAAAAGCCCTTTCGTATCTCGACTGGATCGGGCCTGCGGTGCTGCGCCACAGGGACGGAGATCCACTGAGGGAAGAAGTGCTTGCAGGGACGAATGAAATTGCCGATCATCCTTCCTCTTGGAAGATCAGCACATTCCAGGCAGCAGAGCTTATGGAAGAATCAAGTGATGATCAAGGGGAATCACAGGACTGGATGGACACTGTCAAGGCCTCTGAAGAGATGGGGATGGATTCACCTTTCAAAGAGGAAGTGCTCCACCGCCTTTCCTGGGCGTATCCTCATGAGAGGGCAACAAGCCTAAGGTCCAAGCAATCCGTTTCCGAACTTAAGCGGATGGTGGAAATCAAGGATGAAGCGGCAAGCAATGACATCCTGAGAAGACATCAGAAGCCGGTATATGAACGTCCGAAATTCATGCAGTCTAAGGACCTCTCCCCGGCAGAAAAAGGTACTGCCATGCATGCTGTCATGCAGCATCTTCCCCTTGGTGGAGCGGCACCCGGCGAAGCTGAAATACGCAGTCTGCTGGGAGACCTTCTCAAACGGGAGATCATGACGGAAGAACAGATTGCTTCCATCGACACCTCCCGCATCGAACAATTCTTCCACACTCCTGTCGGAAGCCGGTTATTGAAGGCAAATGAAATCCAACGGGAAATTCCGTTCAGCATGAGTGTCCCCCTGAGGGATATCGCCCTCGATGGGGAAGGCGCACCGGAAGAAACGGTCCTTGTACAGGGAGTGATCGACTGTGTGTTCCGGGATGAGGCAGGACTTATCCTTCTTGATTATAAGACGGATGGAATCCACGATCGATACGAGAATGGATTCGAGGAAGCAAGGCCGGTCCTGGAAGAGCGGTACAGGGTCCAAATCGAACTGTATACACGTGCCCTTGAATCCATCTGGAGGGAGCCTGTGAAACAGAAATTCCTCTACTTCTTCGATGGCGGGCATGTCCTCGAAATCTGA
- a CDS encoding spore germination protein — protein MPALVGPVSILNIGGGNVQFGDTGIISPKNASKTYGGSGGFNTGPFQLTYNVFSATTTFDCNVVDQPIAGNN, from the coding sequence ATGCCAGCATTAGTCGGCCCCGTCTCGATCCTGAATATCGGCGGGGGGAATGTCCAATTCGGAGACACGGGGATCATTTCACCCAAAAACGCCTCTAAAACCTATGGTGGCTCCGGAGGATTCAATACCGGTCCGTTCCAGCTCACCTACAATGTATTCAGTGCCACAACGACTTTTGACTGCAATGTAGTCGACCAGCCCATTGCCGGCAACAATTAA
- a CDS encoding spore germination protein GerPE encodes MRYSIVNQLEGITLAFSSFYQLGDTRNIDSVSWAYAVQREQEFFLSSEGSYDYRVFQSPIQKAPIDPRVKVSRLSLCPIKVNRLFVKATAFSSIVHVGNVSLVSMDARVKHIRQLEDTQGGSGQTEEIEGPN; translated from the coding sequence ATGCGTTATTCCATCGTGAACCAACTCGAAGGCATCACCCTGGCATTCAGCTCTTTTTATCAACTCGGGGATACACGGAACATCGATTCCGTCTCGTGGGCATACGCTGTCCAGCGCGAGCAGGAATTCTTCCTGTCCAGCGAAGGGAGCTACGATTATCGGGTGTTCCAGTCCCCCATTCAAAAAGCCCCCATTGATCCAAGAGTAAAGGTCTCACGGCTGAGCCTGTGTCCCATCAAGGTTAACCGCTTATTTGTAAAAGCAACGGCTTTCTCCTCCATCGTCCATGTAGGGAATGTTTCCCTTGTATCCATGGATGCCAGGGTAAAACACATTCGGCAGCTGGAAGATACCCAAGGAGGATCGGGGCAGACAGAAGAAATCGAAGGGCCCAATTAA
- the gerPC gene encoding spore germination protein GerPC, whose amino-acid sequence MNNYYMTPQQLYQYIENLHSKIAALEKRMNDLSAELQNMRDSPSINVEKIEYKFDQLKVESLDGTLNIGLNPNSLKETIEDLAVEQNVNVKSMQDLGPYKSRLAEAVGRYIKEELPVLIQDNEMQFQRSLDPQYHEMIQQDLLNQMPGRIEFYLETIPYMEGRHTKEEWEAKVLSRIKQDIQTALYTFMSQMPNNMEGMNQHEPPGNQ is encoded by the coding sequence ATGAATAATTACTATATGACCCCACAACAACTCTATCAATATATTGAAAATCTCCATTCAAAGATTGCCGCGTTAGAAAAAAGGATGAATGATCTCTCCGCTGAACTCCAGAACATGAGGGACTCTCCATCAATCAACGTGGAGAAGATTGAATATAAATTCGATCAGCTCAAGGTGGAGTCCCTTGACGGCACATTGAATATCGGGCTGAACCCGAACTCACTGAAAGAAACCATCGAGGATCTTGCGGTGGAGCAAAACGTCAACGTCAAGTCCATGCAGGATCTCGGGCCCTATAAGTCAAGGCTTGCTGAAGCAGTCGGAAGGTATATAAAAGAAGAACTTCCCGTCTTGATACAGGATAATGAAATGCAATTCCAACGTTCATTGGACCCCCAGTATCATGAGATGATCCAACAGGACCTCCTGAATCAAATGCCGGGAAGGATCGAGTTCTATCTTGAAACGATCCCCTACATGGAGGGCCGCCATACGAAAGAAGAATGGGAAGCCAAAGTGCTATCCCGGATCAAACAGGATATCCAGACCGCACTGTACACCTTCATGTCTCAAATGCCAAACAATATGGAAGGGATGAATCAACATGAACCTCCAGGTAATCAATAG
- a CDS encoding spore germination protein GerPB: MNYYVQQSIQIQFIKIGGMSNSSVLQIGTCGQIATNDYLYNTGGFTEPAPQAQKNGGTGGQSQSVPPFVPLQPPGES, translated from the coding sequence ATGAATTATTATGTGCAGCAGTCCATCCAAATCCAATTCATCAAAATCGGCGGAATGTCAAACTCCTCGGTGCTTCAGATCGGGACGTGCGGACAAATCGCCACAAACGATTACCTTTATAATACAGGCGGATTCACTGAACCTGCTCCACAGGCACAAAAGAACGGGGGGACGGGAGGACAATCACAATCCGTTCCTCCCTTCGTCCCTCTTCAACCCCCAGGCGAATCGTAA
- a CDS encoding spore germination protein — MPAIVGFAQVISIGSSGVFHIGDVFNISPISTAKTFAGAGSFITGRGISVYNESSLTYTVDDDTMDQGIILNV; from the coding sequence ATGCCCGCGATCGTAGGCTTCGCCCAAGTGATCAGCATTGGTTCGAGCGGTGTTTTCCATATAGGTGACGTATTCAATATCAGCCCCATTTCAACGGCCAAGACCTTTGCAGGAGCTGGATCCTTCATCACCGGACGCGGAATATCCGTCTATAACGAAAGCTCCTTGACGTACACGGTGGATGACGACACGATGGATCAAGGGATTATCCTAAACGTATAA
- a CDS encoding DUF418 domain-containing protein: MAVLSPVSQSERIISLDVIRGFSLLGILIINMISFHSPFLYMDPYSWWKTPGDTALYPWIDIFVQASFYPLFAMLFGYGLGIQKIRADVKGTSFYMFGIRRLLILLIIGCLHAFFIWSGDILINYAVFGLMLLLFMNLPGKWLMLLGGAMLLLPQVFFSSLLVLMTFVDPEGVSFYSDIASLQNSVAAYGNGSFSDIMSQRFSDWYAVNGPGNFIFLALSILPMMLLGAGASKLRLLEKVAIHKKAWLWIGISTLVIGTAVKSLPFLIEANTAYGYIQDFLGGPFLSVSYAIILSLLLQNQKILKWSKPIASMGKMSMTNYLLQSIIGTLIFYSYGLGLYGEVTLTTGTLLAIGIYIVQVIFSEIWLTYFKYGPVEKVWRSLSYGKRNLSPDRYHQTKGE; the protein is encoded by the coding sequence ATGGCCGTATTATCGCCTGTGAGTCAATCGGAAAGAATAATCAGCCTTGATGTGATAAGAGGTTTTTCACTTCTCGGGATCTTGATCATCAACATGATTTCGTTTCATTCGCCATTTCTGTATATGGACCCGTATTCCTGGTGGAAAACGCCTGGTGATACAGCGTTGTATCCCTGGATCGATATCTTTGTCCAAGCCAGTTTTTATCCGCTGTTCGCCATGCTGTTCGGATACGGCCTGGGTATACAAAAGATCCGGGCCGATGTAAAAGGGACATCCTTTTATATGTTCGGGATCCGGAGGCTGTTGATTTTACTAATCATCGGCTGCCTGCACGCCTTTTTCATCTGGTCGGGTGACATCCTCATCAACTATGCGGTATTTGGGCTGATGCTCCTCTTGTTCATGAACTTGCCTGGAAAATGGCTCATGCTGTTGGGAGGCGCCATGCTGCTCCTGCCTCAGGTGTTTTTCAGCTCTTTGCTCGTATTGATGACATTCGTCGATCCTGAAGGCGTAAGCTTTTACTCGGATATTGCATCGCTTCAGAACTCGGTGGCTGCTTATGGAAACGGGTCATTCAGCGACATCATGAGTCAGCGTTTTTCTGACTGGTATGCTGTGAACGGTCCGGGGAATTTTATCTTCCTTGCCCTGTCGATCCTGCCCATGATGTTGCTCGGAGCAGGGGCGAGCAAACTGAGATTATTGGAGAAAGTCGCCATACATAAGAAAGCCTGGCTATGGATCGGGATCTCTACATTGGTGATCGGGACTGCCGTCAAATCACTGCCGTTTCTGATCGAGGCCAACACGGCCTATGGCTATATCCAGGATTTCCTGGGAGGTCCGTTCTTATCAGTATCTTATGCAATAATACTCTCATTATTATTGCAGAACCAAAAAATCTTGAAGTGGAGCAAGCCTATCGCTTCGATGGGGAAGATGTCGATGACCAACTACCTGCTTCAATCGATCATCGGAACCCTTATCTTCTATTCTTATGGACTCGGACTCTACGGGGAAGTCACGCTGACGACAGGGACTCTCCTCGCAATCGGGATCTATATCGTCCAGGTCATCTTCTCAGAGATCTGGCTCACGTATTTCAAGTACGGACCAGTAGAGAAAGTGTGGCGGTCACTGAGCTACGGGAAGCGGAATCTGTCTCCTGACAGGTACCACCAAACCAAGGGGGAGTAA
- a CDS encoding fumarylacetoacetate hydrolase family protein: MKLVSFAENDRVSYGIWTENGVVDVFAASTELGEGHALPMDVRSGIVEGDGFLERIEEAWGAMDEEARERHTYGSDAIRLLPPLTSLGKNIMCVGKNYRDHAIEMGSEDAPENIMIFTKAPTTLAAPGEELPVHAELTEQLDYEGELAVVIGQGGRGIPVENAMDHVFGYTILNDITARDLQKKHGQFFLGKSLDATCPMGPYLVTKNEIDDPHDLSITTKVNGEVRQSSNTKNMMFKISDIISILSKGMTLEPGDVIATGTPAGVGKGFNPPKFLKGGDLVEIEVESVGKLTNRLQS, encoded by the coding sequence ATGAAATTAGTCAGTTTTGCGGAAAATGACCGCGTATCGTATGGGATCTGGACTGAAAACGGGGTAGTGGATGTATTCGCTGCCAGCACTGAGCTCGGAGAAGGACATGCGCTGCCGATGGATGTGAGGAGTGGAATCGTGGAAGGGGACGGGTTCCTGGAAAGGATTGAGGAAGCATGGGGTGCCATGGATGAGGAAGCCCGGGAAAGGCACACCTATGGTTCCGATGCCATCCGTCTTCTCCCGCCCCTCACATCACTCGGGAAAAATATCATGTGCGTCGGTAAAAACTACCGTGATCATGCGATCGAGATGGGGTCGGAGGATGCACCTGAAAACATCATGATCTTCACCAAAGCACCAACCACCCTGGCTGCTCCAGGGGAAGAGCTCCCTGTCCATGCTGAGCTTACGGAACAGCTTGATTATGAAGGAGAACTTGCCGTTGTCATCGGACAGGGCGGACGCGGCATTCCTGTGGAAAACGCCATGGACCATGTCTTTGGCTACACGATCCTCAATGACATCACGGCAAGGGACCTGCAGAAAAAGCACGGTCAATTTTTCCTTGGCAAAAGCCTCGATGCTACCTGTCCGATGGGCCCATATCTTGTGACGAAGAATGAAATCGATGACCCTCACGATCTGTCCATCACCACAAAGGTCAATGGGGAAGTCAGACAGTCCTCGAACACGAAGAACATGATGTTCAAGATCAGCGATATCATTTCGATCCTGTCAAAAGGGATGACCCTCGAGCCGGGTGATGTGATTGCGACGGGTACCCCGGCAGGAGTAGGGAAAGGCTTCAACCCTCCTAAATTCCTCAAGGGTGGCGATCTGGTTGAAATTGAAGTGGAATCAGTAGGAAAATTGACAAATCGGTTACAGTCCTAG
- a CDS encoding YisL family protein — MFYRTDAHITTWVVAIILFFVALALHRAGNAKAMKIVHMILRLFYILIIVTGALLFWKNQGFDPALYGVKGLVGIWVIAMFEIILVRLNKGKSTKVAAILLVISLLAVLYLGFKLPLGINFLA; from the coding sequence ATGTTTTATAGAACGGATGCTCATATTACTACGTGGGTAGTCGCCATTATCCTGTTCTTTGTCGCACTAGCGTTGCATCGAGCAGGTAATGCCAAAGCGATGAAGATTGTACATATGATCCTGCGATTATTCTACATCCTGATCATCGTGACAGGAGCATTATTATTCTGGAAGAACCAAGGATTCGATCCTGCACTTTATGGAGTTAAAGGGTTGGTCGGTATTTGGGTGATTGCCATGTTCGAAATCATCCTCGTGCGCTTGAATAAAGGGAAGAGTACGAAAGTGGCTGCAATCCTTCTTGTCATCTCTTTATTGGCCGTCCTTTATCTTGGATTCAAGTTGCCACTCGGAATTAACTTCCTGGCATAA
- a CDS encoding DUF2777 family protein, with the protein MSNIYRSNILKSQKRAYSEGTVLLEDDIWYFFEIDAEEESELDFYLHQELRLYRDDEWITGVLLEDGILATPYEKIRIENGDRILIKKSILFSLENLMEEITDDAFNQFITTLNNLNYSIYDCIFCHNHLVFLGNQKIKQGVNFITFDNGDEICAVQHHFTYYKKQRDRFEFTLSTGKRIVIENIVK; encoded by the coding sequence TTGAGCAATATTTATCGATCAAACATCTTAAAATCCCAAAAGCGGGCATATTCCGAAGGGACCGTGCTCTTAGAAGATGATATATGGTATTTCTTTGAGATAGATGCCGAAGAGGAATCGGAACTGGATTTTTATCTTCACCAGGAACTCAGACTGTACAGGGATGATGAATGGATCACGGGGGTCCTGCTTGAGGACGGCATCCTTGCAACCCCATATGAGAAGATCAGAATCGAGAACGGGGACCGGATCTTGATTAAGAAAAGCATCTTATTCTCCCTCGAAAACCTGATGGAGGAAATAACCGATGACGCATTCAACCAGTTCATCACCACTTTGAATAATCTGAACTATTCCATTTATGACTGTATTTTTTGTCACAACCATCTGGTATTCCTCGGAAACCAGAAAATCAAACAGGGCGTGAACTTCATAACCTTCGACAACGGGGATGAAATCTGCGCGGTTCAACACCACTTCACTTACTACAAAAAGCAGCGCGACCGCTTCGAATTCACCCTCAGCACCGGCAAAAGGATTGTAATAGAGAATATTGTGAAGTAA
- the asnB gene encoding asparagine synthase (glutamine-hydrolyzing), protein MCGITGWVHFERNLTGERGIVREMAETLSKRGPDENNLWGGEHVLFGHKRLIVVDPEGGRQPMSIQHEGKSYTICYNGELYNTEDLRDVLRGKGYTFRGHSDTEVLLTSYIEWKEECVDHLNGIFAFAVWDEQEGRVFLARDRLGVKPLFYTEKDGGLLFASEIKALLAHPDIEPEIDLQGLKEVLGLGPSRTPGHGVFRGVQELRPAFAMSFGPEGVKKWRYWNVKSEKHTDSFEETVEKVRFLVMDAIKRQLVSDVPLCTFLSGGLDSSAITAVAANCYRDEGKGQLHTYSIDYEGNEEHFKANDFQPNADAYWIDQMTQEFGTVHHSCVIDQEKLKDYLTQAVLVRDLPGMADVDSSLLWFCEEIKQDFTVGLSGECADEIFGGYPWFHRSDDFNRRGFPWMRSTEERQGLLKEEWRNKLNLEEYVLARYEDTVEETPLLEGESDEEAKRRQMFYLNQLWFMTTLLDRKDRMSMGASLEVRVPFADHRLVEYAWNIPWEMKHHEGREKGLLRKALEGILPDEVLYRKKSPYPKTHHPKYTELVREWLSEILEDETSVLHTLFEEEKLKDIVQSGGAAFQTPWYGQLMTGPQLLAHLAQIHVWFKTYNIKIVS, encoded by the coding sequence ATGTGCGGGATCACAGGATGGGTACATTTCGAGCGAAATCTGACAGGTGAACGAGGGATTGTAAGGGAGATGGCGGAAACGTTATCAAAGAGAGGACCCGATGAGAATAATTTGTGGGGCGGTGAACATGTCCTGTTCGGTCATAAGAGGCTGATCGTGGTCGATCCGGAAGGCGGACGGCAGCCCATGTCCATCCAGCATGAAGGGAAATCCTATACAATTTGCTACAACGGTGAGCTATATAACACGGAAGATCTCAGGGATGTATTGAGGGGAAAGGGATATACTTTCCGGGGACATTCGGATACAGAAGTCCTCCTCACATCCTATATCGAATGGAAGGAAGAGTGCGTTGATCACTTGAACGGAATCTTTGCCTTTGCCGTCTGGGATGAACAGGAAGGGCGGGTTTTCCTTGCCCGTGACCGACTCGGCGTCAAACCCCTGTTTTATACCGAGAAAGACGGTGGTCTCTTATTTGCTTCGGAAATCAAAGCGTTGCTGGCCCACCCTGATATCGAACCTGAGATCGATCTTCAGGGGTTGAAGGAAGTGTTGGGACTCGGGCCATCGAGGACCCCGGGGCATGGGGTTTTCAGAGGGGTACAGGAACTGCGCCCGGCATTCGCCATGAGCTTCGGTCCTGAAGGTGTGAAGAAGTGGAGATACTGGAATGTGAAAAGTGAGAAGCACACAGATTCCTTCGAAGAGACTGTTGAAAAAGTGAGATTCCTCGTGATGGATGCGATCAAAAGGCAGCTTGTATCGGATGTGCCCCTGTGCACATTTTTATCAGGGGGTCTTGATTCCAGTGCCATCACGGCGGTGGCTGCCAATTGCTACAGGGATGAAGGGAAGGGGCAGCTCCATACGTATTCCATCGATTACGAAGGGAATGAGGAACACTTCAAGGCCAATGATTTCCAGCCCAATGCCGATGCGTACTGGATTGATCAAATGACCCAAGAATTCGGAACGGTTCATCACAGCTGCGTCATCGATCAGGAAAAGCTGAAGGACTATCTCACGCAGGCAGTCCTCGTGAGGGATCTGCCTGGCATGGCCGATGTCGATTCGTCCCTTTTATGGTTCTGTGAGGAAATCAAACAGGACTTCACGGTCGGTTTATCGGGAGAATGCGCGGATGAGATTTTCGGGGGGTACCCATGGTTCCATCGGAGTGATGATTTCAATCGCAGAGGATTCCCGTGGATGCGCTCAACAGAAGAAAGGCAGGGTTTGCTGAAAGAAGAATGGAGAAACAAGCTCAATCTTGAAGAATACGTCCTGGCCAGGTACGAGGATACGGTAGAAGAGACTCCTTTGCTTGAAGGGGAATCGGATGAAGAGGCGAAAAGGAGGCAGATGTTCTATCTGAATCAGCTATGGTTCATGACGACCCTCCTGGACCGGAAGGATCGCATGAGCATGGGGGCTAGCCTCGAGGTCAGGGTGCCTTTTGCCGATCACCGCCTTGTAGAGTATGCGTGGAATATCCCTTGGGAGATGAAACACCACGAAGGAAGGGAAAAAGGTCTTCTTAGAAAAGCACTTGAGGGCATCCTCCCTGATGAGGTACTTTACCGTAAAAAGAGCCCTTACCCGAAAACACATCATCCTAAGTATACAGAACTTGTACGTGAATGGCTCTCAGAGATCCTGGAAGATGAAACGAGTGTCCTTCATACCTTATTCGAAGAAGAAAAGCTGAAGGATATCGTCCAATCCGGCGGTGCTGCATTCCAGACTCCTTGGTACGGTCAGCTCATGACAGGGCCGCAGCTTCTTGCCCACCTGGCACAGATCCATGTCTGGTTCAAAACCTACAATATTAAAATCGTTTCCTGA